Proteins from a genomic interval of Benincasa hispida cultivar B227 chromosome 7, ASM972705v1, whole genome shotgun sequence:
- the LOC120081641 gene encoding ubiquitin carboxyl-terminal hydrolase 24 has protein sequence MSDSKVLLFGSFTEDETNSWMPPKSNVNTGKLVNNVNVQFGSLNFTEGKSLGSSADSELKGPSGSLTGSITFGSTDLAKDDTELETVQRRKSHSPRESGVPKENGSNYNFNQSFPCTNGVTTMKVDDNGASSLCVSNGHNNSLNQFSRLITEDSKENGSIDHLQENVLKENFRRASNVSVTSSTKLLPRGLINPGNLCFLNSTLQALLSCPPFVDLLRNLRNREIPKAGYSTLTAFVEFISAFEVPSSTVLNKDVAAFGKPFSPLMFDGVLKNFSPDLPSSILGRPRQEDAQEFLSFVMDQMHAELLKLDGMSSSTNGGKSFVVASAEDDEWETVGRKNKTAVMRTQSFVPSELSEIFGGQLESTVKAKGNKASATVQPFLSLHLDIYPEAVRTIEDALRLFSAPETLEGYRPSAAGKAGVVAASKSVKIQKQSKIMILHLKRFGYGSHGSTKLNKPVHFSLELVLNRDLLVSSSIEGRKYELVATITHHGRESSKGHYTADVRYHDNQWLRFDDASVTAIGKNNVLHDRAYVLFYKRV, from the exons ATGAGCGATTCTAAG GTTCTATTATTCGGGTCTTTCACTGAAGACGAAACCAATTCATGGATGCCACCCAAGTCCAATGTTAATACTGGAAAGCTGGTCAACAATGTAAACGTGCAATTTGGTTCTCTGAATTTTACAGAAGGAAAATCATTGGGCAGTTCTGCTGACAGTGAACTGAAAGGACCTTCTGGTTCATTAACAGGATCCATTACTTTTGGGTCCACTGATTTAGCTAAGGATGATACTGAACTGGAAACTGTCCAAAGAAGAAAGAGTCATTCTCCCCGAGAATCAGGAGTGCCAAAGGAGAATGGAAGCAATTACAATTTCAATCAAAGCTTCCCTTGCACTAATGGGGTGACAACAATGAAAGTAGACGACAACGGCGCTTCGTCATTATGTGTATCAAATGGTCATAACAATTCTTTAAATCAGTTTTCAAGACTGATAACAGAAGATAGCAAGGAAAACGGTAGTATTGATCATTTGCAAGAAAATGTTCTCAAAGAGAATTTCAGGAGGGCATCCAATGTCTCTGTTACCTCCTCCACTAAGCTCCTACCTCGAGGTTTAATAAATCCAGGGAACTTATGCTTTCTGAACTCAACTCTGCAGGCTCTTTTATCCTGTCCTCCTTTTGTTGATCTTTTGAGAAACTTAAGGAATCGTGAAATCCCCAAG GCTGGTTATTCCACGCTAACTGCATTTGTAGAGTTCATATCTGCCTTTGAAGTACCTAGTTCAACTGTTCTGAATAAGGATGTGGCTGCTTTTGGGAAGCCTTTTAGCCCTCTTATGTTTGATGGTGTTCTTAAAAATTTTAGTCCAGATCTACCCAGCAGTATCTTGGGCCGTCCAAG GCAGGAAGATGCACAAGAATTTTTAAGTTTTGTCATGGATCAGATGCATGCTGAATTGCTGAAGCTTGATGGAATGTCTTCAAGTACCAATGGGGGTAAATCCTTTGTAGTTGCTTCTGCAGAAGATGATGAATGGGAGACAGTTGGGCGGAAGAACAAAACTGCAGTAATGAGAACACAGAGTTTTGTTCCGTCAGAGTTGAGTGAAATCTTTGGGGGGCAACTGGAAAGCACGGTGAAAGCAAAAG GAAATAAAGCCTCCGCTACTGTCCAGCCCTTTCTTTCACTGCACCTTGATATTTACCCTGAAGCTGTTCGTACTATTGAGGATGCTCTACGTTTGTTTTCTGCACCAGAAACTCTTGAAGGGTACCGACCATCAGCTGCTGGGAAG GCTGGTGTTGTTGCTGCTAGCAAATCTGTGAAGATACAGAAACAGTCAAAGATAATGATTTTACACCTGAAGCGTTTTGGCTATGGAAGCCATGGAAGTACCAAGTTGAATAAGCCTGTGCATTTCTCACTTGAGCTGGTTTTAAACCGCGATCTTCTTGTCTCATCATCCATAGAG GGTAGGAAATATGAACTTGTGGCTACCATAACCCATCATGGAAGAGAGTCCTCAAAGGGACATTACACTGCAGATGTTAGATACCATGACAACCAATGGCTTCGATTTGACGATGCATCTGTCACTGCAATTGGGAAGAATAACGTCTTACATGACAGGGCTTATGTTCTCTTCTACAAACGAGTTTAA